The window CCGGGGCGTGTAGACGGTGGCGAATACTTCCTGACGCGGTGGCAGTGCGGTAGGATCGGCTGCTTCGATGCGCGAGATCAAGAGGTCCGCCGCGGTGCGGGTGATCTTCTTGTAGCGCTGGCGGATCGAAGTGAGCGTGATCGGCAGGTAGGAGCAGAGCGGCACGTCATCGACGCCGACGATGGAGAGGTCGGCGGGAATCGAAAGACCGGCCTCGATAGCGGCGCGCATAGCTCCGATGGCGGCGAGGTCGTTCATGGCGAACAACGCGGTCGGCCGCTTGTCGGGGCGCTTCTTCAGGAAACCGGCAAAGGTCTCGCAGGCGCTCTCGACCGTGTGACCGGTGCGGAGGATATCGATATTACCGGCAGGAATGCCGCGGGCTGCGAGCATCTCTTGGAAGAGGCGCGGGCGCTGGCCGTCGGCTTGGCCTTCCGCAAGTGCGCTGACAAAGGCGAATCGCTTGTGGCCGAGCTGGCAGAGGGCTTCGACGGCATCGGTCAGGCCCTGGGTGAAGTCGGAGAGCACGGCATCGACCGGGATCGGTTTCTCGGGGATGCCGTTGCCGAGGACGACCACGGGCTGTTTCGCCTCGGCGATGGTGGCGAGCTCGGGGCGGAAGACTTCGTTGTCGGAAAGCCACAGCACGCTGCCGTCGACTTCTAAGTCTTCGAGATCGGCGAAGAGGTGCTTCTCGCGGACGAGCGAGGAGCGGCAGTTTTCCACGAGCAGGTCGTAGCCGCGTTCCTCGACGGCGGCTTCAAGCTCGTCCGCCAGAGTCGAGAAGAAGGGGTTGGTGAGGTCCTGAATGAGCAGACCGATCGTGTGATAGCGGCCGGAGCGCAGCGCGCGCGCTGTCTTGGATGGCCGGTAGCCGAGCTCGCGTGCTGCTTGGAAAACACGGGCTTCGGTCTCCTTCGACGCCCAGGAATTGGGCCGGCGATTGAGAATGGTGGAGGCCGTGTTGACGGCCACACCGGCGCGCTCGGCGACATCTTTGAGGCGAATCCGCTTATTCATGCAGGAACAGTTCCTATCCGGTGATTCCGGTGTAGGAACTGATTCGTGGCAAGAG is drawn from Luteolibacter sp. Y139 and contains these coding sequences:
- a CDS encoding LacI family DNA-binding transcriptional regulator, with protein sequence MNKRIRLKDVAERAGVAVNTASTILNRRPNSWASKETEARVFQAARELGYRPSKTARALRSGRYHTIGLLIQDLTNPFFSTLADELEAAVEERGYDLLVENCRSSLVREKHLFADLEDLEVDGSVLWLSDNEVFRPELATIAEAKQPVVVLGNGIPEKPIPVDAVLSDFTQGLTDAVEALCQLGHKRFAFVSALAEGQADGQRPRLFQEMLAARGIPAGNIDILRTGHTVESACETFAGFLKKRPDKRPTALFAMNDLAAIGAMRAAIEAGLSIPADLSIVGVDDVPLCSYLPITLTSIRQRYKKITRTAADLLISRIEAADPTALPPRQEVFATVYTPRESVGPAEA